The genomic region GAGAGGATCTACCGCGATGAAACGTCTTTCGATCTGGCGCTCACCGGCCGCTGCCGCGCTCGCGGCAATGCTGTGCATGGCCTCGATGACGGCGTCGGCCGCCGGCAAGCCTGCAGCGCCGATGGTCTACCCCCCGAACTGGTGGGTCGGCATGCGCGATACGCGGCTGCAGGTGATGGTGCAGGGGGCCGGCATCGGCGCGAGCGAAGCGACGCTCGTCGAGAATCCACGCGCACGCATCGTCAAGGTCACGCGCGGCGACAGCCCGAACTATCTGTTCATCGATCTGGACATCGCCGCCGCCGCCAATCCCGGCGAACTCGCCTTCCGCTTCGCGCGCAAGGACGGCGACATCACGCTGCGCTATCCGCTGCTGGCGCGCGCGCCGGGCTCCGCCGATCGACGCGGTTTCGACACGCGCGATGTCATCCTCAATCTCATGCCCGACCGTTTCGCCAACGGCGACCCGCGCAACGACCGTGTCGCCGGTTACGCCGATGCCGCCGACCGCCACGAGCCCGGCGGTCGGCACGGTGGCGACCTGCGCGGCATGACCGATCATCTCGATCACATCGCCGGCATGGGTTACACCATGGTCTGGCCGACGCCGCTGATCGAGAACGCACAGCCCGAATACTCGTATCACGGCTACGCCGCCACCGATCTCTACCGCATCGATCCGCGCTACGGCAGCAATGCCCAGTACCGCGATTTCGTGGCCGCCGCTCGCGGCAAGGGCATCGGCGTGATCCAGGACGTGGTGCCGAACCACATCGGCGATGCGCATCCGTGGGTGAAGGATCCACCGACCGCCGACTGGATCACCCTGGGCGGTCGCTTCGAGCCCACGCACCACGGCCGCACCGCCGTCGCCGATCCGTATGCCGCGCAGGTCGATCGCGACGATTTCACCCAGGGCTGGTTCGTGGCCTCGATGCCCGATCTCAACCAACGGCAGCCGCTGCTCGCCACCTATCTCACCCAGAACGCGATCTGGTGGATCGAATACGCCGGCCTGTCCGGGCTGCGCGTCGACACCTTCGGTTATTCGGACAATGCCTTTCTCGCGGAGTGGACGCAGCGCATCCGCAGCGAGTATCCGAAGTTCTCGATGGTCGGCGAGGAATGGAGCGCGAACGCCAGCGTCGTCGCCCGCTGGCAGAATGGCTGGGTCTACGGCAAACCCGGCATGCCGAACATGATGGATTTCCCGCTCAGCGAAACCCTGCGCAGCGCGCTGGCCGAACCCGAAAGCGACTACAGCGGCGGACTGCGTCGACTGTACGAAACGATGGTCAACGACCGCCTGTACACCGCGCCCACCGCGCTGGTGGCCTTCGAGGGCAACCATGACATGCCGCGTCTGTACAGCGTGCTCGGCGAGAACTTCGACAGCTACAAGACCGCGCTGGTGTATCTCGCGACCGCGCCGCGCATCCCGCAGCTGTATTACGGCACCGAAATACTGATGACCAGCCCGACCACCCGCGACGATGCCGCCGCACGCCGCGACTTCCCCGGCGGCTGGCCCGGCGATCGCATCAACGCCTTCACCGGCGAAGGCCTGACACCACGCCAGACCGAAGCGCAGACCTGGCTGCGCACATTGCTCAACTGGCGCAAGACCGCGACCGCCGTGCACCAGGGCCGCTTCCTGCACTACCTGCCGCGCGACGGCGTCTACGTCTATTTCCGCGACAATGGCGCGCAACGATTGATGATCGTGCTGAGCCGCAACGATGCAGCGGTCGAACTGCCGCTCGACCGGTTCGCCGAAGGCCTCAAGGGCGCCACCGCCGCGCGTAATGCGCTCACCGGCGCATCGGTTGAAATCGGTGCAACGCTCGCAGTTCCCGCGCACGCGGCGCTGATCCTTGAGCTGTGCACGCCCGCGCGGGCCTGCTGAGCGGCACAGCCTCCTGTGGGAGCGGTGGACGCCGCGATACCCTCGCTTCCTGTAGGAGCGACGGAATTCGCGGCACACCCTCACCGCCGCCGCATCCGTCCCGAAAGCCCAGCGAGTTTCCTTCTCCCCGTGCCCGCACGGGGAGAAGGTGGCCGAAGGCCGGATGAGGGGCGCTTTTCGTGCAGCATTGCCACAGCCCCGCCCCTCATCCGTCGCTGCGCGCCACCTTCTCCCCGCAAGCGGGGAGAAGGAAAACCATATGGCTCCCCCGCAGGCAGAGAGAAGGAAAGCCGTATGGCTCCCCCGGAGGCAGGGAGAATGAAACGCGCACCGCTCTCCCTCTCCCCGCGCACCGCGCGGGGAGAGGGTGGCCGAAGGCCGGGTGAGGGGCGCTTTTCGTGAAGCGCGGCAACAGCCCGCCCTCATCCGGCGCTTTGCGCCACCTTCTCCCCGCTGAGCGGGGAGAAGGAAAACCATATGGCCCCCCGCAGGTGGAGAGAAGGAAACGCACACCGCTCACCCTCTCCCCGCGCACCGCGCGGGGAGAGGGTGGCCGAAGGCCGGGTGAGGGGCGCTTTTCGTGAAGCGCGGCAACAGTTCGCCCCTCATCCGTCGCTGCGCGCCACCTTCTCCCCGCAGGCGGGGAGAAGGAAACCATATGGCTCGCCCGCAGGCAGGGAGCAGGAAAACCATATGGCTCTCCCGCAGGTGGAGAGAAGGAAACGCGCACCGCTCTCCCTCTCCCCGCGCACCGCGCGGGGAGAGGGTGGCCGAAGGCCGGGTGAGGGGCGCTTTTCGCGTGACTATTCAGAACCATCACCCCGAGGCACAGCCGCGTCATCGGCAGACGCTCGTGTAGGAGCGACACAAGTCGCGATCAACCTTCCCGCCGCAGCGTCATCATCAGCAGCGCTGCATCGACGATACCGCTTGCAAAAAAGCCTCCAGTGGTTTGCCATACCCGGCTATGGCACTCAAAAAATCCGAACTCTATTCTTCCCTCTGGGCCAGCTGCGACGAATTGCGTGGCGGTATGGACGCCAGTCAGTACAAGGATTACGTCCTCGTGCTGCTGTTCGTCAAATACATCAGCGACAAATACGCCGGCCAGTCCTTCGCGCCCATTACTGTTCCCAAGGGCGCAAGCTTCAAGGACATGGTCGCGCTCAAGGGCAAAAGCGACATCGGCGATCAGATCAACAAGAAGATCATCGAGCCGTTGGTCAAATCCAACAAACTATCCGAAATGCCGGACTTCAACGACCCTGCCAAGCTCGGCAGCGGCAAGGAGATGGTCGACCGTCTCACCAACCTCATCGCCATCTTCGAGAACCCGGCGCTCGATTTCTCCAAGAACCGCGCTGATGGCGACGATATCCTCGGCGATGCCTACGAATATCTGATGCGTCACTTCGCCACCGAGAGCGGCAAGAGCAAGGGCCAGTTCTACACCCCTGCCGAAGTCAGCCGGGTCATGGCGCAACTGCTCGGTATCGCTACAGCCAAGACCACCAACAACACGACCGTCTACGACCCCACCTGCGGTTCGGGCTCACTGCTGCTCAAAGTTGGCGACGCAGCCACCGCCAAGGTCACGCTGTACGGGCAGGAGAAAGATTCAGCCACCAGCGGCTTGGCGCGCATGAACATGATTCTGCACGACAAGCCTGGTGCGGAGATCCGGCAGGGCAATACGCTGGTCAATCCGCTGTTCGTCGACAACGCCGGCAAGCTCAAAACCTTCGACTACGTGGTCGCCAATCCACCCTTCAGCGACAAACGCTGGAGCACCGGTCTCGATCCCGACCACGACCCGCACGAGCGCTTCAAACACTTCGGCACGCCGCCCGCCAAGCAGGGCGACTATGCCTATCTGCTGCACATCCTGCGCTCGCTGAAGAGCACCGGCAAAGGCGCCTGCATCCTCCCGCACGGCGTGCTGTTTCGCGGCAATGCCGAAGGCGTGATCCGCAAGAATCTCATCCAGCGCGGTTACATCCAGGCCATCATCGGCTTGCCTGCGAATCTGTTCTACGGCACC from Lysobacter sp. harbors:
- a CDS encoding glycoside hydrolase family 13 protein — protein: MKRLSIWRSPAAAALAAMLCMASMTASAAGKPAAPMVYPPNWWVGMRDTRLQVMVQGAGIGASEATLVENPRARIVKVTRGDSPNYLFIDLDIAAAANPGELAFRFARKDGDITLRYPLLARAPGSADRRGFDTRDVILNLMPDRFANGDPRNDRVAGYADAADRHEPGGRHGGDLRGMTDHLDHIAGMGYTMVWPTPLIENAQPEYSYHGYAATDLYRIDPRYGSNAQYRDFVAAARGKGIGVIQDVVPNHIGDAHPWVKDPPTADWITLGGRFEPTHHGRTAVADPYAAQVDRDDFTQGWFVASMPDLNQRQPLLATYLTQNAIWWIEYAGLSGLRVDTFGYSDNAFLAEWTQRIRSEYPKFSMVGEEWSANASVVARWQNGWVYGKPGMPNMMDFPLSETLRSALAEPESDYSGGLRRLYETMVNDRLYTAPTALVAFEGNHDMPRLYSVLGENFDSYKTALVYLATAPRIPQLYYGTEILMTSPTTRDDAAARRDFPGGWPGDRINAFTGEGLTPRQTEAQTWLRTLLNWRKTATAVHQGRFLHYLPRDGVYVYFRDNGAQRLMIVLSRNDAAVELPLDRFAEGLKGATAARNALTGASVEIGATLAVPAHAALILELCTPARAC